Genomic DNA from Gimesia aquarii:
AACTCTTTAGCAATCAGCCAAAGGTTCTTTCTTTTCGGTAATCACAGGAAGTTCCTGTGATTTTTCGGCGTTGATCTGAATGTATTCCTGCCATTTTTCCGGAACATTATCTTCATGATAAATGGCTTCAACCGGGCATTCAGGAACGCATGCTTCACAGTCAATGCACTCATCCGGATTGATGTAAACCATTGAATCTGCTTCGTAGAAACACTCTACAGGGCAAACTACGACACAATCTGTATATTTGCAATTGAAGCAAGCCTCTGTAACCACGTGCGTCATGAGTTTTCCTTTCTGGACTTTACTCGTATCAAGTTGGTAACTGTCTGAAAATATTATAGGCTTCAAATTTTTAAAAACTACCTGACCGGCATGATCCAATCAAATTTTGATAATTTAGGGTAGTTATCATTCTGTATATAGTCGATTTCGGAAGGCCGTTTCAACCTTGAATTCGCGATTCCTGCGAGAACTCGCCAAAACAGGTGTTATGACTACAAAACCATACAGAAATACTGGTTATGCTTCTACTA
This window encodes:
- a CDS encoding ferredoxin family protein; the encoded protein is MTHVVTEACFNCKYTDCVVVCPVECFYEADSMVYINPDECIDCEACVPECPVEAIYHEDNVPEKWQEYIQINAEKSQELPVITEKKEPLADC